A genomic region of Roseateles amylovorans contains the following coding sequences:
- a CDS encoding glycoside hydrolase family 9 protein, translating into MSRLIDGRRLGGRWAAPLLALSLAACGGGETAQQKANPMSADAGSNANALAVTKAAAAPAYNYAEALQKAILFYEAQQSGKKPDWNRVSWRGDSRLTDGSDVGLDLTGGWYDAGDHVKFGFPAASTATQLAWGALEFEAGHKDAGQHDALLRNLRWINDYFIKAHPSANVFYGQVGNGSTDHSWWGPVEVYPKEAPAYKIDATCGGSDLAGETAAAMAAASMVFKSSDPTYAATLLTHARQLYTLADTKRQKYVECITDAQGYYNSWSGYSDELAWGAIWLYRATGEAAYLTKAESFVTTGAGGFGSEGQTAYLPYKWTQDWDSKHYGSYLLLARLTGKQKYKDAIERNLAYWTTGTPEGERVTYTPGGLAWLSQWGSLRYALNESFIALAYAKDVTDATKQQRYRDFAMQQLNYALGSNPRRSSYLIGFGANSPQHPHHRTAHGSWSDSQSLPTNHRHVLYGAMVGGPNATDGYTDSINDYVSNEVAIDYNAAVVGVLAGAQQLFPGSVPLANFPQAEVPTDDQYFVEAALNSTGNTYTEVKAVVNNRSGWPARVADKLSLRYYLDLSEVIAAGRSAADLKVSSNYNEGGVARGLVRCGASNLYYVTGDFSGTKIYPGGQSAYKKEIQIRIAAPDGTTYWNPANDPSYAGLGAPGTAAVKVSNITLYDDGRKVWGNEPAACGGVALPVPATPTSLAATAGVGSISLSWAASTNATGYSLKRSTSGTAGSFALVASPAGTSYVDSGLAGGTRYYYTVSARNDSGESAASDAVWASTPVGAPASPAPTATAGNAKVTLNWPAVTGAASYEVSRATSATGGYTALASGLTALTYADSGLTNGSTYFYKVGARNTAGVTLSDPVSATPSAGGGGGGGGGGTTNCTLTLDTTSDWGSGQVLRVLLSNAGTTPITNWGLSFTESNTITIANSWSGTFAVTGNKVTFAPASWNSTVQAGASIDAGMQLGYSGAKPTPSAVVMTGASCTVVVK; encoded by the coding sequence GCGACGTCGGTCTGGACTTGACCGGCGGCTGGTACGACGCAGGCGACCACGTCAAGTTCGGCTTCCCCGCCGCCTCGACCGCGACCCAGTTGGCCTGGGGCGCGCTGGAGTTCGAGGCGGGTCACAAGGACGCCGGCCAGCACGACGCCTTGCTGCGCAACCTGCGCTGGATCAACGACTACTTCATCAAGGCGCATCCGAGCGCCAACGTGTTCTACGGCCAGGTCGGCAACGGCAGCACCGACCACAGCTGGTGGGGTCCGGTGGAGGTCTATCCCAAAGAAGCGCCGGCCTACAAGATCGATGCGACCTGCGGCGGGTCCGACCTCGCCGGTGAGACCGCGGCCGCCATGGCCGCCGCCTCCATGGTGTTCAAGTCCAGCGATCCGACCTATGCGGCGACGCTGCTGACCCATGCCCGACAGCTCTACACGCTGGCCGACACCAAGCGCCAGAAGTACGTCGAGTGCATCACCGATGCGCAGGGCTACTACAACTCGTGGTCGGGCTATTCCGACGAACTGGCCTGGGGCGCCATCTGGCTCTACCGCGCCACCGGCGAGGCCGCCTACCTGACCAAGGCCGAGAGCTTCGTCACGACCGGCGCCGGCGGCTTCGGCAGCGAAGGTCAGACGGCCTATCTGCCCTACAAGTGGACGCAGGACTGGGACAGCAAACACTACGGCAGCTACCTGCTGCTGGCACGCCTGACCGGCAAGCAGAAGTACAAGGACGCGATCGAGCGCAACCTGGCCTATTGGACGACCGGCACGCCCGAAGGCGAGCGCGTGACCTACACACCGGGCGGCCTGGCGTGGCTGTCGCAATGGGGCTCGCTGCGCTATGCGCTCAATGAATCGTTCATCGCCCTGGCCTATGCCAAGGATGTGACCGATGCCACCAAGCAGCAGCGCTATCGCGACTTCGCGATGCAGCAGTTGAACTACGCGCTGGGCAGCAATCCGCGCCGCAGCAGCTACCTCATCGGCTTCGGCGCCAACTCGCCTCAGCATCCGCACCATCGCACCGCACACGGTTCCTGGTCCGACAGCCAAAGCTTGCCGACCAACCATCGGCACGTGCTCTACGGCGCCATGGTGGGCGGACCCAATGCCACCGACGGCTACACCGACTCGATCAACGACTACGTCTCCAACGAAGTCGCCATCGACTACAACGCCGCCGTCGTCGGCGTGCTCGCCGGTGCGCAGCAGCTGTTCCCGGGCAGCGTGCCCTTGGCCAACTTCCCGCAGGCAGAGGTGCCGACCGACGACCAGTACTTCGTCGAAGCGGCGCTCAACAGCACCGGCAACACCTACACCGAGGTGAAGGCGGTGGTGAACAACCGCAGCGGCTGGCCGGCCCGTGTGGCCGACAAGCTCAGCCTGCGCTACTACCTGGACCTCAGCGAGGTGATCGCTGCCGGCCGCAGCGCGGCGGACCTCAAGGTCAGTTCCAACTACAACGAGGGCGGCGTGGCCCGCGGCCTGGTGCGTTGCGGTGCGAGCAACCTCTACTACGTCACCGGCGATTTCAGCGGCACGAAGATCTACCCCGGCGGCCAGTCGGCCTACAAGAAGGAGATCCAGATCCGCATCGCCGCGCCGGACGGCACGACCTACTGGAACCCGGCCAACGATCCGTCCTATGCGGGACTGGGCGCGCCCGGCACCGCGGCGGTCAAGGTGTCCAACATCACGCTCTATGACGACGGCCGCAAGGTCTGGGGCAACGAGCCGGCGGCCTGCGGCGGCGTGGCACTGCCCGTGCCCGCCACGCCCACCAGCCTCGCGGCGACGGCCGGCGTAGGCAGCATCAGCCTGAGCTGGGCGGCGTCCACCAACGCCACCGGCTACTCGCTGAAGCGCTCGACCAGCGGCACGGCCGGCAGCTTCGCGCTGGTGGCCTCGCCCGCCGGCACGAGCTATGTGGACAGTGGTCTGGCAGGCGGCACCCGCTACTACTACACCGTCAGCGCCCGCAACGACTCCGGTGAGAGCGCGGCCAGCGACGCCGTCTGGGCCAGCACGCCCGTCGGCGCGCCCGCCTCGCCCGCGCCGACCGCCACCGCCGGCAATGCGAAGGTGACCCTCAACTGGCCCGCCGTGACCGGTGCCGCCAGCTATGAGGTTTCGCGCGCCACCAGCGCCACCGGCGGCTACACCGCACTGGCCAGCGGCCTGACCGCGTTGACCTACGCCGACAGCGGCCTCACCAACGGCAGCACCTACTTCTACAAGGTGGGCGCCCGCAACACGGCCGGGGTCACGTTGTCCGACCCGGTCTCGGCCACGCCCAGCGCAGGTGGTGGTGGTGGTGGTGGCGGTGGTGGCACCACCAACTGCACCCTGACGCTCGACACCACGAGCGACTGGGGCAGCGGGCAGGTGCTGCGCGTGCTGCTCAGCAATGCGGGAACGACGCCCATCACCAACTGGGGGCTGAGCTTCACCGAGAGCAACACCATCACCATCGCCAACAGCTGGAGCGGCACCTTCGCCGTCACCGGCAACAAGGTGACCTTCGCCCCGGCCAGCTGGAACAGCACCGTGCAGGCCGGCGCCAGCATTGATGCTGGCATGCAGTTGGGCTACAGCGGGGCCAAGCCCACGCCCAGCGCCGTCGTGATGACCGGCGCGAGCTGCACCGTCGTCGTCAAGTAA
- a CDS encoding glycoside hydrolase family 48 protein produces MSRFPRKAALAVLLACAFGAHAQTDYNQRFLTQYNKIKNPANGYFSAEGVPYHSVETLIVEAPDHGHETTSEAYSFWLWMEAQYGRVTGDWGPLNAAWANMEKYIIPGTRDQPTNSFYNANKPASYAGEYALPKNYPSPLEFSTPVGQDPIGNELASTYGSRDIYGMHWLIDVDNWYGYGFCGDGVTKPAYINTFQRGAQESVWETVPHPSCETFKWGRTGNNQGFLSLFTGDSNYAKQWRYTNAPDADGRAIQAIYWANIWATEQGKGAAVADLVKKAAKMGDFLRYAMFDKYFKRIGNCVGATTCPGGSGAADSNGLRDNQHYLMSWYYAWGGAVDASAGWAWRISSSHNHFGYQNPMVAWTLSTQAAFKPLSPSAAGDWGKSFKRQMEFYRFLQSADGAIAGGATNSWNGNHEQPPAGTPTFYGMFYDEAPVYHDPASNTWFGFQVWSMQRVAELYYVSNDAQAKALLDKWVPWALANTRLLADGSYEIPNTLQWSGKPDTWNPANPGANANLRVKVTEFTNDVGVAAAYARTLSYYAAKAGNTAAKTTARELLDRMWAKYQDTKGVAVAEKRKDYLRFDDTYNAATGDGVYVPSGWTGTNAQGAVIDSNATFLSIRPKYKQDPDFAKLSAYLAGGAEPSWTYHRFWAQADIALAQADYGRLFPNTGPAIAVSSTALTVPEGASASFRVALSEKPAANVTVALAKTAGGDADLTTATTSLVFTPTTYATAQNVTVAAARDADAINGTATFTLSATGLTGATVVATERDSDVVVPVVLVVSATAVSVPETGSQSFTVKLASAPTGNVAVTVARSAGDTDIAVSSGASLVFTPANWNTAQTVTLAAAKDADSANGVATVSISAANAATRTVAATEVDNDVKSCAVVVDTTNDWGSGQVPSIKLSNLGTTPLSGWSLSFTESNAFTLTNSWSGTFSVNGRTVTITPAAWNGTIAPNSSVELGMQLSYSGAKPVPTNVSWANRTCDITVK; encoded by the coding sequence ATGTCTCGTTTCCCTCGCAAGGCCGCACTGGCCGTGTTGCTGGCCTGCGCGTTCGGCGCTCATGCCCAGACCGATTACAACCAGCGGTTCCTGACCCAATACAACAAGATCAAAAACCCCGCCAACGGCTATTTCAGCGCCGAAGGCGTGCCCTATCACTCGGTCGAGACGCTGATCGTGGAAGCGCCCGACCACGGCCACGAAACCACCTCCGAGGCCTATAGCTTCTGGCTCTGGATGGAGGCCCAGTACGGCCGCGTCACCGGCGATTGGGGTCCGCTGAACGCCGCCTGGGCCAACATGGAGAAGTACATCATTCCCGGCACGCGGGATCAGCCCACCAACAGCTTCTACAACGCCAACAAGCCGGCGTCGTATGCGGGCGAGTACGCGCTGCCCAAGAACTATCCGTCGCCGCTGGAGTTCAGCACGCCGGTCGGTCAGGATCCCATCGGCAACGAACTGGCGTCCACCTACGGCAGCCGCGACATCTACGGGATGCACTGGCTGATCGACGTGGACAACTGGTACGGCTACGGCTTCTGCGGTGACGGCGTCACCAAGCCGGCCTACATCAACACCTTCCAGCGCGGCGCACAGGAATCGGTGTGGGAGACCGTGCCCCACCCCTCGTGCGAGACCTTCAAGTGGGGACGCACCGGCAACAACCAGGGGTTCTTGAGCCTGTTCACCGGCGACTCCAACTACGCCAAGCAATGGCGCTACACCAACGCACCGGATGCGGACGGTCGCGCCATCCAGGCGATCTACTGGGCCAACATCTGGGCCACCGAACAGGGCAAGGGCGCCGCCGTGGCCGACCTGGTGAAGAAGGCCGCCAAGATGGGCGACTTCCTGCGCTATGCGATGTTCGACAAGTACTTCAAGCGCATCGGCAACTGCGTGGGCGCGACGACCTGCCCGGGCGGCAGCGGCGCGGCCGACAGCAACGGCCTGCGCGACAACCAGCATTACCTGATGTCCTGGTACTACGCCTGGGGCGGCGCGGTGGACGCATCCGCCGGATGGGCATGGCGCATCAGCTCCTCGCACAACCACTTCGGTTATCAGAACCCGATGGTCGCCTGGACGCTGTCCACCCAGGCCGCCTTCAAGCCGCTGTCCCCGTCGGCCGCCGGCGATTGGGGCAAGAGCTTCAAGCGGCAGATGGAGTTCTACCGCTTCCTGCAGTCCGCCGATGGCGCGATTGCAGGCGGTGCGACCAACAGCTGGAACGGCAACCATGAACAGCCGCCGGCCGGCACGCCGACCTTCTACGGCATGTTCTATGACGAGGCCCCGGTCTATCACGACCCGGCCTCCAACACCTGGTTCGGCTTCCAGGTCTGGTCCATGCAGCGTGTGGCCGAGCTGTACTACGTGAGCAACGATGCGCAGGCCAAGGCGCTTCTGGACAAGTGGGTGCCGTGGGCACTGGCCAACACCCGACTGCTGGCCGATGGCTCCTACGAGATCCCGAACACGCTGCAGTGGTCGGGCAAGCCTGATACCTGGAATCCGGCCAACCCCGGCGCCAATGCCAACCTGCGGGTGAAGGTGACCGAGTTCACCAACGACGTCGGCGTGGCTGCGGCCTATGCGCGCACGCTGAGCTACTACGCCGCGAAGGCCGGCAACACGGCGGCCAAGACGACCGCCCGCGAGCTCCTGGACCGCATGTGGGCCAAGTACCAGGACACCAAGGGCGTGGCTGTGGCCGAGAAGCGCAAGGACTACCTGCGCTTCGACGACACCTACAACGCCGCCACGGGCGACGGCGTCTATGTGCCGTCCGGCTGGACCGGCACCAATGCGCAAGGCGCGGTCATTGATTCCAATGCCACCTTCCTGAGCATCCGTCCCAAGTACAAGCAGGATCCGGACTTCGCCAAGCTCAGCGCCTACCTCGCCGGTGGCGCCGAGCCCAGCTGGACCTACCACCGCTTCTGGGCGCAGGCCGACATCGCGCTGGCACAGGCGGACTATGGCCGCCTCTTCCCGAACACCGGGCCGGCGATCGCGGTCTCCTCCACTGCGTTGACCGTGCCGGAAGGCGCTTCGGCGAGCTTCCGTGTCGCGTTGTCCGAGAAGCCTGCAGCGAACGTGACCGTGGCCCTGGCCAAGACGGCCGGCGGCGATGCGGATCTCACGACGGCCACCACCTCGCTGGTCTTCACGCCGACCACCTACGCCACGGCACAGAACGTGACCGTGGCGGCGGCGCGGGATGCCGACGCGATCAACGGCACCGCCACGTTCACCCTCAGCGCCACCGGCCTGACCGGCGCCACCGTGGTCGCCACCGAGAGGGACTCGGACGTCGTGGTGCCGGTGGTGCTGGTGGTGTCCGCCACGGCCGTCTCGGTGCCTGAAACCGGCAGCCAGAGCTTCACTGTGAAACTGGCGTCGGCGCCCACGGGCAATGTGGCCGTCACGGTCGCGCGCTCGGCGGGCGACACCGACATCGCGGTCTCCTCCGGTGCCAGCCTGGTGTTCACGCCGGCGAACTGGAACACGGCGCAAACCGTGACCCTCGCGGCGGCCAAGGACGCCGACTCGGCCAACGGCGTGGCCACGGTCAGCATCAGCGCGGCCAATGCGGCCACGCGGACCGTGGCAGCCACCGAGGTGGACAACGACGTGAAGAGCTGCGCCGTGGTGGTCGACACCACCAATGACTGGGGCAGCGGCCAGGTGCCCAGCATCAAGCTGAGCAACCTGGGCACGACGCCGCTGTCGGGCTGGTCGCTCAGCTTCACCGAAAGCAACGCGTTCACGTTGACCAACTCGTGGAGCGGGACCTTCTCGGTCAATGGACGCACCGTCACCATCACGCCGGCCGCGTGGAACGGGACGATCGCACCCAACAGCTCGGTGGAGCTGGGCATGCAGCTGAGCTACTCGGGGGCCAAGCCTGTGCCCACCAACGTCAGCTGGGCCAACCGGACCTGCGACATCACGGTGAAGTAA